Genomic DNA from Coffea arabica cultivar ET-39 chromosome 7e, Coffea Arabica ET-39 HiFi, whole genome shotgun sequence:
TGCAATTAATTACCTCGTGTTGCGGAATTGAAATTAATAGGGGAATAGTTGTCctcaagtttttttttgttttcctgtGACAAAGATTTTGAAGATGAACGTGGTTGACCGTGATTGGTTCAGAATCTGACCAAGAACATTATGCAGCAACACTTGGCAGATATCTGGACTGATTTTATGATAATCAAAGAAGGAAAGCAGAGTTGGTTAAACTCATGATTGTATTTAATTATTAACTACTACTCAGGTGACAAGCTGAAGATCAGGGTATAAATATAAGAAGGCATTTGTGATTTCTGTCATACAATAGGAGACAGCATAACAAAGATTCTTACTGAAGCAGTTCGATCAAGGATGGTTGTTGGAATGATGGGTTGGAACGTACATGAGCAAGGGTGGTGGAGAAAAGGACCTTGGACACCTGAGGAAGATAAGCTGCTAAAAGAATATGTCAGCTTGCATGGCGAAGGAAGATGGAGTTCTGTGGCTAAGTCTGCAGGTATGTATCTTATACTGTATTAGTATGCAGCTCTCGGGTTTCAGGATTTGTGTTGTTATACATGCACAAATCACAAGGTGTATAAAACTGTAcaagaaattttcaattttttttcgaaTAAATTCACCATATGCAAAATCCAATTCTTGCTAGTTAGTGCAGTCTTGCATGGCACCATCACAGACACGTACGATATACTGTTGGCGCACAAGCTCTTGGTAGTAAGAGTTTTTCCTCTGCCTATAATTCTAATGGAAAAGGCATAAAAAGCAATGCCAACGAGTTTTagacctatatatatatataggctcACTATATGGTAGTACAATATATAGTATAGTATATGCAGGAGATCGAAATCACagttttgtcatttattttggTATGCAGGACTACGTAGGACTGGGAAGAGCTGCAGACTAAGGTGGGTGAATTATTTAAGACCAGGACTTAAACGAGGGCATCTAACCCCTCAGGAGGAGGGCATCATCATCGAACTTCATGCCTTGTGGGGTAACAAGTAATGAACTTGTCCTCCTCCTTGTCGTTTAACCTCAGCAAGTTCCttttgagtttttaatagaGGGATATTAATTTAAAGAAGTAACTCTCATCTTATGCATCATTAACTCTTCGCCGGCTTTATGTTTATATATGCACAGATGGTCAACCATAGCTCGATACCTGCCAGGAAGAACGGACAATGAAATAAAGAACTATTGGAGAACCCATTTCAAGAAAAAGGGAAAGCCTtctgaaaagaaagataggagaAGATTACTTAAACAGAAGATGG
This window encodes:
- the LOC113701275 gene encoding MYB-like transcription factor EOBII isoform X1, whose amino-acid sequence is MVVGMMGWNVHEQGWWRKGPWTPEEDKLLKEYVSLHGEGRWSSVAKSAGLRRTGKSCRLRWVNYLRPGLKRGHLTPQEEGIIIELHALWGNKWSTIARYLPGRTDNEIKNYWRTHFKKKGKPSEKKDRRRLLKQKMEQDETGTGAKASPLSEVTSEQTLSPELQAQQEFPTLPLHPVMENPQLPVLYQEADSWSDTNILMDGLSGWLWNFDDQNGKGVQANNDCSKMTNKNQASFAPCSFGFDNVDVQNGGYIY